A stretch of the Nicotiana tabacum cultivar K326 chromosome 6, ASM71507v2, whole genome shotgun sequence genome encodes the following:
- the LOC107771481 gene encoding uncharacterized protein LOC107771481, which produces MLRNGAESSLVAEVKEKQLIDPALAQIKEAVLNNNTSTFSLGGEDGVLRCQGRLCVPDVDNLRGRIMEEAHNSRYSVHPGFTKMYHDRKEIYWWNCMKRGVEDFVSKCPNCQQMALFEALYGRRCRSPIGWFEVGEAELLGPDLVHQAMEKVRIIQERLKAAQSRQKSYADIHRRKLEFQVDDWVFLRVSPLKGVMRFGNKGKLSPRYVGPYRVTQRIG; this is translated from the exons ATGTTGCGTAATGGAGCAGAATCGTCACTGGTAGCAGAAGTCAAGGAAAAGCAGCTCATTGATCCAGCATTAGCACAGATAAAAGAGGCAGTTTTGAATAACAATACTTCGACATTTTCACTCGGTGGTGAGGATGGTGTATTACGATGTCAAGGTAGGCTATGTGTTCCAGATGTGGATAATCTTCGGGGGAGGATAATGGAGGAGGCtcataattccaggtattctgtgcacccaggttTTACGAAAATGTACCATGATCgcaaggaaatttattggtggaactgTATGAAGAGGGGTGTGGAGGACTTTGTATCtaaatgtccgaattgtcagcaa atggccctgTTTGAGGcattgtacgggaggagatgtaggtctccgattggatggttcgaagtgggTGAAGCAGAATTGTTAGGGCCAGATCTCGTGcaccaggctatggaaaaagttagaATCATTCAGGAAAGGCTGAAAGCTGCTCAGAGTCGCCAGAAATCTTATGCAGACATTCATCGAAGAAAATTGGAATTCCAagtagatgattgggtgttcttgagggTATCTCCTCTGAAGGGAGTCATGCGATTTGGGAataaagggaagttgagtcctagATATGTCGGGCCGTATCGGGTCACTCAAAGGATAGGATAG